In a single window of the Flavobacterium sp. W4I14 genome:
- a CDS encoding diacylglycerol kinase (ATP) (product_source=KO:K00901; cog=COG0818; ko=KO:K00901; pfam=PF01219; transmembrane_helix_parts=Inside_1_31,TMhelix_32_49,Outside_50_53,TMhelix_54_76,Inside_77_96,TMhelix_97_119,Outside_120_123): MDNEKFSIIDRIRSFKYAFNGLKLFFINDHNGRVHLFAAIVAIGLSFYLKISGSEWIAILSVISAVFVAEILNSALEKLADVVSPAYHPKIKVIKDLAAAAVLVAAFLAVAVGAIIFIPKLFL; this comes from the coding sequence ATGGACAACGAAAAATTTTCTATCATCGATCGGATCAGGAGCTTTAAATATGCTTTTAACGGGCTGAAACTGTTCTTCATTAACGATCATAATGGAAGAGTTCATCTGTTTGCAGCAATCGTTGCAATTGGTTTATCCTTTTACCTGAAAATTTCCGGTTCAGAGTGGATTGCTATTTTATCTGTTATTTCAGCTGTTTTTGTTGCCGAAATTTTAAATTCCGCTCTAGAAAAACTGGCCGATGTGGTTTCTCCAGCTTATCACCCAAAAATTAAAGTGATAAAAGATTTAGCTGCTGCTGCGGTTTTGGTGGCTGCATTTCTGGCGGTAGCGGTTGGTGCTATTATTTTTATTCCAAAACTATTTTTGTAA
- a CDS encoding Na+/H+-dicarboxylate symporter (product_source=COG1301; cath_funfam=1.10.3860.10; cog=COG1301; pfam=PF00375; superfamily=118215; transmembrane_helix_parts=Outside_1_5,TMhelix_6_28,Inside_29_94,TMhelix_95_117,Outside_118_131,TMhelix_132_154,Inside_155_203,TMhelix_204_226,Outside_227_240,TMhelix_241_260,Inside_261_272,TMhelix_273_295,Outside_296_354,TMhelix_355_377,Inside_378_401,TMhelix_402_424,Outside_425_458) has product MKKNKLTLFIFLALIAGIALGYILNVNSIDVYNQKILTADAKVKSIEVSIAKTTDTTSIGYTQLKAERKINAKIKKENEDIREKKLEYFTLLSDIFLRLIKMIVAPLVFTTLVVGVAKVGDIKAVGRIGGKTLGWFLAMSLMSLVLGMILVNLFEPGRHMKLSLPDQLVNTGIQKASMSVKDFIAHVFPKSIAESMSTNEILQIVVFSLFFGVATAAIGDLGQIVIKAFDAIAHVILKMTGYVMNFAPLAVFGAMTAIVAKQGLNVLNTYAIFIGEFYLGLAILWAVLIFLGFLVLKKRIFRLVNDMKEPALLAFSTASSEAAYPKTMMLLERFGCKDKIVSFVLPLGYSFNLDGSMMYMTFASLFIAQAYGIHLGFEQQISMLLILMLTSKGIAGVPRASLVVIAGTIASFNIPEAGLALLIGIDPLLDMGRSATNVVGNSIATAVVSKWEGELKES; this is encoded by the coding sequence ATGAAAAAAAACAAACTCACGCTTTTCATTTTCTTAGCGCTGATTGCGGGTATTGCATTGGGCTATATTTTAAATGTCAATTCAATCGATGTCTATAACCAGAAAATACTCACTGCCGACGCGAAAGTTAAAAGTATAGAGGTAAGCATTGCCAAAACTACCGATACCACCAGTATTGGCTATACACAACTTAAGGCCGAAAGAAAAATAAATGCTAAAATCAAAAAAGAAAACGAAGATATCAGGGAGAAAAAATTAGAATACTTTACGTTGTTGAGCGATATCTTTCTTCGCCTGATTAAAATGATTGTTGCGCCATTGGTATTTACAACCTTAGTAGTTGGTGTAGCCAAAGTAGGCGACATTAAAGCCGTGGGTAGAATTGGTGGTAAAACATTGGGCTGGTTTTTGGCCATGTCGTTAATGTCGCTGGTACTGGGTATGATTTTGGTAAACTTATTCGAACCCGGAAGACATATGAAATTATCATTGCCCGATCAATTGGTAAATACCGGTATCCAGAAAGCATCGATGAGTGTGAAAGATTTTATCGCGCACGTTTTTCCAAAAAGCATTGCCGAATCGATGTCAACCAACGAAATTTTGCAGATTGTTGTATTCTCTTTATTCTTTGGTGTAGCAACAGCTGCCATTGGTGATTTAGGCCAGATTGTAATTAAAGCATTCGATGCCATTGCGCACGTAATCTTAAAAATGACAGGTTATGTGATGAATTTCGCCCCCCTGGCGGTTTTTGGCGCTATGACAGCCATTGTGGCCAAACAAGGACTTAACGTATTAAATACCTATGCCATATTTATTGGCGAATTCTATCTCGGTTTAGCCATACTCTGGGCGGTTTTAATTTTCTTAGGATTTTTGGTACTGAAGAAACGTATTTTCCGTTTGGTTAATGACATGAAAGAACCAGCACTTCTGGCTTTCAGTACAGCAAGTAGCGAAGCAGCTTATCCAAAAACAATGATGCTTTTAGAACGTTTTGGCTGTAAAGACAAAATTGTAAGTTTCGTACTGCCATTGGGTTATTCATTCAATTTGGATGGATCAATGATGTACATGACCTTTGCTTCCTTATTTATTGCACAGGCTTATGGTATCCATTTAGGTTTTGAGCAGCAAATTTCTATGCTTTTAATCCTCATGTTAACAAGTAAAGGAATTGCTGGTGTACCAAGGGCATCATTAGTGGTAATTGCTGGTACAATCGCGAGCTTTAATATTCCGGAAGCAGGATTAGCTTTGTTAATTGGTATTGATCCTTTATTGGATATGGGCCGTTCTGCAACTAATGTTGTTGGAAATAGCATTGCAACAGCAGTGGTAAGTAAGTGGGAAGGGGAGCTTAAAGAGTCCTGA
- a CDS encoding membrane dipeptidase (product_source=KO:K01273; cath_funfam=3.20.20.140; cleavage_site_network=SignalP-noTM; cog=COG2355; ko=KO:K01273; pfam=PF01244; superfamily=51556), translated as MKNLYLFLVLTLLQINLFAQSSKIHQNAIVIDTHGDILFNQIKSGIDIGKLQPKGNFDLVRAKQGGLDVQFFSIWCDETGGYAVANQEIDSLYSLIKRYPDEIQLVTTAKDLEQAVKQQKLAAMIGVEGGHMIENRLDYIDSLAKRGMAYLTLTWNNSTPWSSSAAEETSGKVKPENAGLSDFGKQVVKRLNKLGVMVDLSHVGEKTFYDAIAASAKPVIVSHSCAYALNPVPRNLKDDQIKAVGKNGGVVCINFYSGFLDASFNTKQKEFFAKHDSELKTLSAKYGRNNAIDTLIFNHQADADATRPPIALLVKHINHVVKLIGIDHIGLGADFDGAESFPLGMNSVADYPKITDELIKSGYSENDIKKILGGNVIRLIRENKGK; from the coding sequence ATGAAAAATCTTTATCTTTTTCTTGTCCTAACATTATTGCAGATCAATCTGTTTGCCCAAAGTTCCAAAATTCATCAAAATGCGATTGTAATCGATACCCATGGAGATATACTGTTCAATCAGATCAAATCGGGCATCGATATTGGCAAACTTCAGCCTAAAGGGAATTTCGATTTAGTAAGGGCCAAACAAGGCGGATTGGATGTTCAGTTTTTTTCCATCTGGTGTGATGAAACGGGTGGCTATGCTGTAGCTAATCAGGAAATAGATTCACTTTATAGTTTGATCAAACGATATCCAGACGAGATCCAGTTGGTCACCACCGCAAAAGATTTGGAGCAGGCTGTTAAGCAACAAAAATTGGCTGCTATGATAGGGGTAGAAGGTGGACACATGATCGAAAACCGATTGGATTATATCGATAGCTTAGCCAAGCGGGGAATGGCTTATCTTACTTTAACCTGGAACAACAGTACCCCATGGTCGAGTTCGGCAGCTGAAGAAACTTCGGGTAAAGTAAAACCCGAAAATGCGGGTTTAAGCGATTTTGGAAAACAAGTAGTTAAACGTTTGAATAAACTCGGGGTAATGGTCGATTTATCACATGTGGGTGAAAAAACCTTTTATGATGCCATTGCTGCATCTGCCAAACCCGTAATTGTTTCCCATAGCTGTGCTTACGCTCTAAATCCGGTTCCGCGAAATTTAAAAGATGATCAGATTAAAGCTGTAGGTAAAAACGGGGGTGTAGTTTGCATTAATTTCTATAGCGGTTTTTTAGACGCTAGCTTCAATACCAAGCAAAAAGAATTCTTTGCAAAACATGATAGCGAACTTAAAACATTGAGTGCTAAATACGGTAGAAACAATGCCATTGATACCTTGATTTTCAATCATCAGGCTGATGCTGATGCCACACGTCCACCAATTGCACTTTTGGTTAAACATATTAATCACGTAGTGAAATTAATCGGTATAGACCATATAGGATTGGGCGCAGATTTTGATGGGGCCGAATCTTTTCCTTTAGGAATGAACAGTGTGGCAGATTATCCTAAAATTACCGATGAGCTGATTAAAAGTGGATACTCGGAAAACGACATCAAGAAGATTCTGGGAGGCAATGTAATTCGGTTGATTAGAGAGAATAAAGGAAAGTGA
- a CDS encoding hypothetical protein (product_source=Hypo-rule applied; superfamily=160355; transmembrane_helix_parts=Inside_1_6,TMhelix_7_26,Outside_27_166), with amino-acid sequence MSSRGKKIFLAITIIVPMIIYCYIYYKPIIQNAPFRKDDFVSMQYSYGLKDTLENTYDSKTGVYRYVNNKDSVVTKKFFLKSNDVLYMHRKANEIGLWNFPDTIGKKSDKSRLVPRYDITFNYKKKSKHVTIYGDFDGNPKLLDAAVQMRKIIQETLLQAEKRSGK; translated from the coding sequence GTGTCAAGTAGAGGAAAAAAAATATTCTTAGCCATTACCATTATCGTTCCGATGATCATTTACTGTTACATCTATTATAAACCTATTATACAGAATGCGCCTTTTCGTAAAGATGATTTTGTGTCAATGCAGTATAGTTATGGTTTAAAAGATACTTTGGAGAACACATATGATTCAAAGACTGGTGTTTACCGCTACGTAAATAATAAAGACTCAGTAGTTACCAAAAAGTTCTTTTTAAAGAGCAATGATGTGTTATACATGCATAGAAAGGCAAACGAAATCGGCCTTTGGAATTTCCCAGATACCATTGGTAAAAAAAGTGATAAATCCAGACTGGTACCGCGTTATGATATCACTTTCAATTATAAAAAGAAGTCAAAACACGTGACCATTTATGGCGACTTTGATGGCAATCCAAAATTACTGGATGCGGCTGTTCAAATGAGAAAAATCATTCAGGAAACGTTATTACAAGCCGAAAAAAGAAGCGGGAAGTAG
- a CDS encoding hexosaminidase (product_source=KO:K12373; cath_funfam=3.20.20.80,3.30.379.10; cleavage_site_network=SignalP-noTM; cog=COG3525; ko=KO:K12373; pfam=PF00728,PF02838,PF13287; superfamily=51445,55545), giving the protein MNKALSIFIGVLISTSAFAQGDPNLGIIPAPVAITRANGNFILDKTTVLVNQSIDGAKMADLLNAFIVTKAGFALRETKITQPNQKAIVLTSVGADQLPTEGYTIKVTPKQIILTGKGAGLFYAVQSAMQMMPDKVADKITIPAVDINDYPRFAYRGTMLDVSRHFFPISFIKKYIDQLAYYKINTFHWHLTDDQGWRLEIKKYPKLVEIGSSRNGSIIGNYPGNGNYLTPVKGYYTQEEAKEIVKYAATKYITVIPEIELPGHASAAIASYPELSCFPDRDTFISDKTPWAGSRKGKQVQQTWGVFDDIFVPSANTFTFLENILDEVIAIFPSKYIHIGGDEAPKTYWKESTFCQNLMKEKGLKDEHELQSYFIQTIEKHVNGKGRSIIGWDEILEGGLAPNATVMSWRGEDGGIAAAQQKHDVIMTPGSMGLYIDHKQSNSPDEPVTIGGFAPYQKIYAYDPIPKVLTADERKYIKGVQANMWSEYIKTTAKAENHAFPRLLALSEIAWSPVERKDLKNFSEQRLPAHLARLDKMNVNFWVPTPIGQSDKPLTGGEFTIDLKAPVAGAKIYYSIDLSRPSENAFLYTAPVKITVPQGEKRVLKTIVIAPSGRRSVVAETVLNNGAPEVKAEAKK; this is encoded by the coding sequence ATGAACAAAGCATTATCGATTTTTATTGGAGTATTAATCAGCACGAGTGCATTTGCGCAGGGTGATCCTAATCTGGGTATCATACCTGCACCTGTAGCCATTACCAGGGCAAACGGAAATTTCATTTTAGATAAAACAACAGTTTTAGTAAATCAAAGCATCGACGGCGCAAAGATGGCTGATTTATTAAACGCTTTTATCGTTACCAAGGCAGGTTTTGCCTTACGTGAAACTAAAATTACCCAACCTAACCAAAAAGCAATTGTTTTAACATCTGTTGGAGCAGATCAATTGCCAACTGAAGGTTACACGATTAAAGTTACCCCTAAACAGATTATTTTAACAGGAAAAGGCGCGGGCCTTTTTTATGCGGTTCAATCTGCTATGCAGATGATGCCAGATAAAGTGGCCGATAAAATTACCATCCCGGCAGTTGATATTAACGATTATCCACGTTTTGCCTACCGCGGAACCATGTTGGATGTAAGCCGTCATTTCTTTCCGATCTCTTTTATTAAAAAATACATCGATCAGTTGGCTTATTACAAAATCAATACTTTCCATTGGCATTTAACTGATGATCAGGGCTGGAGATTGGAAATTAAGAAATACCCAAAACTGGTAGAAATTGGTTCTTCACGTAATGGATCTATTATTGGCAATTATCCGGGCAATGGCAATTACCTTACGCCGGTTAAAGGTTATTATACCCAGGAAGAAGCCAAAGAAATTGTTAAATATGCAGCTACGAAATACATTACGGTAATTCCGGAAATCGAATTGCCAGGACACGCTTCAGCTGCAATTGCTTCGTATCCTGAGTTAAGCTGTTTCCCTGACCGCGATACTTTTATCAGCGATAAAACACCGTGGGCGGGTAGCAGGAAAGGTAAACAGGTACAACAAACCTGGGGCGTTTTTGATGATATTTTTGTACCATCAGCCAATACTTTTACATTTTTAGAAAATATTTTAGACGAGGTTATCGCTATTTTCCCTTCTAAATACATCCATATTGGTGGCGATGAAGCACCTAAAACCTATTGGAAAGAATCTACCTTCTGCCAGAACCTGATGAAAGAAAAAGGTTTAAAAGATGAACATGAATTACAGAGCTATTTCATCCAGACGATAGAAAAACATGTAAACGGAAAAGGACGCTCGATTATTGGTTGGGATGAGATTTTAGAAGGTGGTTTGGCACCTAATGCAACCGTAATGAGCTGGAGAGGTGAAGATGGTGGAATTGCTGCTGCACAGCAAAAACACGATGTAATTATGACCCCAGGATCGATGGGTTTATATATCGACCATAAACAATCTAACTCTCCTGATGAGCCGGTAACCATTGGTGGATTTGCCCCTTATCAAAAGATTTATGCTTACGATCCGATTCCGAAAGTGTTAACTGCCGACGAAAGAAAATACATTAAAGGTGTACAGGCTAATATGTGGTCTGAGTATATTAAAACTACAGCAAAAGCAGAAAACCATGCTTTCCCACGTTTATTGGCTTTATCTGAAATTGCATGGTCGCCGGTTGAGCGTAAAGATTTAAAGAATTTTTCTGAACAACGTTTACCAGCTCATTTGGCCCGTTTAGATAAAATGAATGTAAATTTCTGGGTACCTACACCAATTGGTCAGAGCGATAAGCCTTTAACAGGCGGAGAATTTACAATTGATTTAAAAGCACCAGTTGCCGGAGCTAAAATTTATTATTCGATTGATTTGTCACGTCCATCAGAAAATGCTTTTTTATATACTGCTCCGGTTAAGATCACCGTTCCACAGGGAGAAAAAAGAGTATTAAAAACCATTGTAATTGCACCAAGCGGTAGAAGAAGCGTGGTTGCCGAAACCGTTTTAAATAACGGAGCGCCTGAAGTTAAAGCAGAAGCAAAGAAATAA
- a CDS encoding membrane protein YdbS with pleckstrin-like domain (product_source=COG3402; cog=COG3402; superfamily=103473; transmembrane_helix_parts=Inside_1_39,TMhelix_40_62,Outside_63_65,TMhelix_66_88,Inside_89_119,TMhelix_120_142,Outside_143_151,TMhelix_152_169,Inside_170_199), protein MQAFDQIQELWQKHEVEVKVSADEMLQQAKKEVNGLKLKSALNILGMLASFIAIAALWIFFHFESWTTHVGISITIIAIGVYTLILYRDYRLISKTDFTAHPHEYLNNLKTYQLNRYKLYNSLYWFYMIALSLGIIFYFVEILAHFNTVQKVLAVGLTAIWMLFCSTVLRKAVMSREKERIALLIEKFERISGQISTPE, encoded by the coding sequence ATGCAAGCGTTTGATCAAATACAGGAGTTGTGGCAAAAGCACGAGGTAGAAGTTAAGGTTTCTGCTGATGAAATGCTGCAACAAGCGAAGAAAGAAGTAAATGGATTAAAGCTGAAATCTGCTTTAAACATTTTGGGGATGCTGGCATCTTTTATTGCCATTGCTGCATTGTGGATCTTTTTTCACTTCGAATCGTGGACTACACACGTAGGAATCAGCATCACCATTATTGCCATTGGCGTATATACCTTAATTCTGTACCGCGATTACAGGTTAATTTCCAAAACCGATTTTACCGCTCACCCGCACGAATACTTAAATAACCTAAAAACTTATCAATTAAACCGTTATAAACTTTACAACTCTTTATATTGGTTTTATATGATTGCACTTTCATTGGGCATCATATTTTATTTTGTAGAAATTCTTGCACACTTTAACACTGTTCAAAAAGTTTTAGCTGTAGGCTTAACAGCGATATGGATGTTATTTTGCTCAACGGTATTAAGAAAGGCTGTGATGAGCAGGGAAAAAGAACGTATAGCTTTATTGATCGAGAAATTTGAGCGCATTAGCGGACAGATTTCCACCCCCGAATAA
- a CDS encoding RNA polymerase sigma factor (sigma-70 family) (product_source=TIGR02937; cath_funfam=1.10.10.10,1.10.1740.10; cog=COG1595; pfam=PF04542,PF08281; superfamily=88659,88946; tigrfam=TIGR02937) gives MEQKDKLFKEIFDSNSKKIFHLCYGYTGDTDAANDLLQETFLKVWQNLDKFRNKSLISTWIYRIAVNTCLTYLRSEKRQAKDELTDNIIENKIEEFSEKNEQVALLYKCISKLEENDRLIITMVLDELPYHEIADISGISEGNLRVKIHRIKQKLTELYSQYASV, from the coding sequence ATGGAACAAAAAGACAAGTTATTTAAAGAGATCTTCGATTCAAATTCCAAAAAGATATTCCATTTATGTTATGGTTATACTGGCGATACCGACGCTGCAAACGATCTTCTACAGGAAACTTTTTTAAAGGTTTGGCAAAATCTGGATAAGTTCAGAAACAAATCTTTAATTTCTACGTGGATTTATAGAATTGCCGTGAATACTTGTTTAACTTATTTGAGATCAGAAAAAAGGCAGGCGAAAGACGAATTAACAGATAACATTATAGAAAATAAAATAGAGGAATTTTCAGAGAAAAATGAACAGGTTGCCCTACTTTATAAGTGTATATCCAAGCTCGAAGAGAATGACCGTTTAATTATTACAATGGTACTTGATGAATTACCATACCACGAAATTGCCGACATATCTGGAATAAGCGAAGGCAACTTGAGGGTAAAAATTCACCGCATTAAACAAAAATTAACAGAACTATATAGCCAGTATGCAAGCGTTTGA
- a CDS encoding putative secreted Zn-dependent protease (product_source=COG5661; cog=COG5661; pfam=PF06037), with protein MIASPPLKLKFTQVKRHIIFLLFLLALPCTFAFKQDFSEPIQLNWETHFKGKADMRSPFFALTAMTWKYSYESTVYRNRVAIKLKNDVSIDKTRSWVKWDKIKDPEIRASLLHHEQGHADIHYILLLEAERVLKNRNYAVSNYKAQISELANQISNYFDTMQRNYDEETEHGSNHKMQARWDDIIQDKIEESRAAMAELQK; from the coding sequence ATGATAGCTTCACCACCGTTGAAACTAAAATTTACACAGGTGAAAAGACATATTATATTCCTTTTATTTTTGCTGGCACTGCCATGTACTTTTGCTTTTAAACAAGATTTTTCCGAGCCTATTCAATTAAATTGGGAAACGCATTTTAAAGGAAAAGCCGATATGCGCTCGCCATTTTTTGCGCTGACTGCAATGACATGGAAATATAGTTACGAAAGTACCGTTTACCGTAATCGCGTTGCCATTAAGCTTAAAAATGATGTAAGCATTGATAAAACGAGATCGTGGGTTAAGTGGGATAAAATTAAAGATCCTGAAATTAGGGCAAGTCTTTTGCACCACGAACAAGGGCACGCAGATATTCATTATATTTTACTATTGGAGGCCGAAAGGGTATTAAAAAACCGGAATTATGCGGTAAGCAACTATAAAGCCCAAATATCTGAACTCGCCAATCAGATCAGCAATTATTTCGACACCATGCAACGTAACTATGATGAAGAAACCGAGCATGGCAGCAACCATAAAATGCAAGCCCGATGGGATGACATTATCCAGGACAAGATTGAAGAATCGAGGGCTGCTATGGCCGAATTACAAAAATAG
- a CDS encoding hypothetical protein (product_source=Hypo-rule applied; cleavage_site_network=SignalP-noTM), which translates to MKLQKYTLQHLLLITGMLFCFACTEEKPKEIKTETEKVQKNPFRFYKDIEVRPGLNFEIVSWGKGVDSIGGYQILMSDSVHNNYRSAAVDRKGVVIDAWNMDLDNDGNPELYIQLLSKKTVSDLNVFEYTRGDFNKISFPSLSASQKKGYNGNDNFFIKNGDLFRSFPVKDTADSTKTITRTYQYKLSGNSFSTSEVK; encoded by the coding sequence ATGAAATTACAAAAATATACATTACAGCATCTCTTGTTAATAACAGGGATGCTGTTTTGTTTTGCATGCACAGAAGAAAAACCTAAAGAAATTAAGACAGAAACTGAAAAAGTGCAGAAAAACCCTTTCCGTTTTTATAAAGACATAGAAGTGAGACCTGGATTAAATTTCGAAATCGTAAGCTGGGGAAAAGGGGTCGACTCTATTGGGGGATATCAGATTCTGATGTCTGATTCAGTGCATAATAATTACAGGTCAGCCGCCGTAGATCGTAAAGGTGTTGTGATTGATGCCTGGAATATGGATTTAGACAATGATGGAAATCCTGAATTATATATTCAGCTCTTAAGCAAAAAAACAGTTTCGGATTTAAATGTTTTTGAATACACGCGTGGCGATTTCAATAAAATCAGTTTCCCTTCTTTAAGTGCCAGTCAAAAGAAAGGTTATAACGGTAACGATAATTTTTTTATTAAAAATGGTGACCTGTTCCGTTCTTTTCCGGTAAAAGATACAGCAGATAGTACTAAAACGATTACCCGGACCTATCAATATAAATTAAGCGGAAATAGTTTTTCTACAAGTGAGGTGAAGTAG
- a CDS encoding BlaI family penicillinase repressor (product_source=KO:K02171; cath_funfam=1.10.4040.10; cog=COG3682; ko=KO:K02171; pfam=PF03965; superfamily=46785) gives MEKLTLQEEEAMLAVWQIGKGFIKDFMDVLPDPKPPYTTLASTIKNLERKGYLMSERFANANRYSAKVKEVEYKKRFMSGFVNNYFQSSYKELVAFFAKDKKISAEELKEIINLIENPEK, from the coding sequence ATGGAAAAATTAACATTGCAGGAAGAGGAAGCCATGCTGGCTGTTTGGCAGATCGGTAAGGGCTTTATTAAAGATTTTATGGATGTACTTCCTGATCCAAAACCACCGTATACTACATTGGCATCTACCATCAAGAATTTAGAACGCAAGGGATATCTGATGAGCGAACGTTTTGCCAATGCTAACCGCTATAGTGCAAAAGTTAAGGAAGTAGAATATAAAAAGCGCTTTATGAGTGGTTTTGTGAATAATTATTTCCAGAGCTCTTATAAAGAACTGGTTGCTTTTTTTGCAAAGGATAAAAAAATAAGTGCGGAGGAACTTAAAGAGATTATAAATTTAATTGAGAACCCTGAAAAGTAA
- a CDS encoding thioredoxin reductase (NADPH) (product_source=KO:K00384; cath_funfam=3.50.50.60; cog=COG0492; ko=KO:K00384; pfam=PF07992; superfamily=51905; tigrfam=TIGR01292; transmembrane_helix_parts=Inside_1_6,TMhelix_7_29,Outside_30_318), which translates to MSQENEHVQCLIIGSGPAGYTAAIYAARADLKPIMYTGMQAGGQLTQTTDVENFPGYPQGIMGPEMMEDFRKQAERFGTDIRFGYVSSVDFSSTPHKVVVDEIKTITADTVIIATGATAKWLGLPSEQQYNGFGVSACAVCDGFFFKGQDVAIVGAGDTAAEEATYLAKLCKTVHLLVRRDEFRASKAMVSRVLATPNIVVHYNTETQEILGNGKNVTAVKVLNNKTGVESDIAVEGFFVAIGHKPNTDIFKGQLDMDETGYLATKPGSTLTNIEGVFACGDVQDMYYRQAVTAAGSGCMAALDAERYLAAKEHPVEA; encoded by the coding sequence ATGTCACAAGAAAACGAACACGTTCAGTGTTTAATTATAGGTTCAGGTCCTGCAGGTTATACTGCTGCAATTTATGCTGCCAGAGCTGATTTAAAACCAATTATGTATACTGGTATGCAAGCTGGTGGGCAGCTTACGCAAACTACAGATGTAGAAAATTTTCCAGGTTACCCGCAAGGAATTATGGGGCCAGAAATGATGGAAGATTTCCGCAAACAAGCAGAGCGTTTTGGTACCGATATCCGTTTTGGTTATGTAAGTTCGGTTGATTTTTCTTCAACGCCACATAAAGTAGTGGTTGATGAAATTAAAACCATTACAGCTGATACCGTAATTATTGCTACAGGTGCTACGGCTAAATGGCTGGGTTTACCAAGCGAGCAACAATACAATGGTTTTGGGGTTTCGGCCTGTGCCGTGTGCGATGGTTTCTTCTTTAAAGGACAAGATGTTGCCATTGTAGGTGCTGGAGATACTGCTGCCGAAGAAGCAACTTATTTAGCAAAATTATGTAAAACCGTTCATTTATTGGTGCGTAGAGATGAATTCAGAGCTTCTAAAGCAATGGTGAGTCGCGTGTTAGCTACACCGAATATCGTGGTGCATTACAATACCGAAACGCAGGAGATTTTAGGTAATGGTAAAAATGTAACTGCGGTTAAAGTTTTGAATAACAAAACCGGTGTTGAGTCTGATATCGCAGTAGAAGGTTTCTTTGTGGCTATCGGTCACAAACCGAATACCGATATTTTTAAAGGTCAGTTGGATATGGATGAAACTGGTTATTTAGCGACCAAACCAGGTTCTACTTTAACCAATATCGAAGGTGTTTTTGCCTGTGGCGATGTGCAGGATATGTATTACAGACAAGCGGTAACTGCTGCAGGTTCTGGATGTATGGCCGCGCTCGATGCCGAAAGGTACTTGGCAGCGAAGGAGCATCCTGTAGAAGCGTAA